The Pseudanabaena yagii GIHE-NHR1 genome segment ATCCCACAAAGGTCGATCGCAGTGCAGCCTATGCGGCGCGTCATGCAGCGAAAAATATTGTGGCAGCAGGTCTGGCTAGCAAGTGTGAGTTACAAATCAGTTATGCGATCGGTGTGGCACGTCCTACCAGTATGCACATCGATACCTTTGGCACGGGCAAGGTTGATGAAGAAACTCTATTGCGTCTAGTCAAGGATAATTTTGATTTGCGTCCTGCGGCAATCATCAAGAATTTTGATTTACAAAATCTACCTAGTACTAGAGGTGGTCGTTTCTATCAAAATGTCGCCGCCTATGGTCACTTAGGTCGCAACGATCTCGATCTTCCTTGGGAACGCTTAGACAAAGTAGAAATCTTGAAAAAGAACGCTTAAATAATAGAAAGGCTCGCTTAGCGAGCCTTTCTATTATTAGTAGTCAAATTTCAATTTTCAATAGCAATACTTGAAAAAGCATATGATGTGGAAAAGGAGATAATTTCGCAATGGATACCCTCAGTCAGTACCGTGAATATATCCAAACACTCCTAAAAGCCCAAGCTAGCCTTGTTTGGGACACACGCATTTCGGCGGAAACTGTTTTTGATACGACAAGCGATCGCTACTTGCTAGTTTATACAGGTTGGCGAGACTCTAAGCGGTTTTATGGAATAGTTTTGCATGTAGATATTATTGACGGCAAAATTTGGATTCAACAAGATGGAACTGAAGTCGGGATTGCGAATAAGTTAGTTGACTTAGGTGTTCCTCATCACGATATCGTTCTTGCCTTTGACCCACCAAATCTGAGGAAATATACGGAATTTGCCGTGAGCTAACCTTTACAACTTCTGTGCTTTTGTGTTTCTGGTATTGTTATGTTTGCAATATATGTGCATCAAACATGGAATACAAGAGACTTGGCACAAGTGAACTGTTGGTGTCCGAAATATGTCTAGGGACAATGACCTATGGACAGCAAAACACGATCGCAGAAGCCCATGAGCAACTAGACTATGCGATCGCGCAGGGGATTAACTTTATTGATACTGCGGAAATGTATCCAGTACCGCCAAATGCTGCAACACAGGGTAGGACTGAGCAATATATTGGAGAATGGCTAGCCCAACCGCATATTAAGCAACAAAGAGATAAATTAATTATTGCCACCAAAATTATAGGCACAGGGCGCAATTACAGTTGGTTGCGGGATGACTCGATCGCGGCTTTAAGTCGTAAAAATATTTTGCAAGCGATCGATGATAGCCTCAAGAGATTGCAAACTGACTATATCGATCTTTATCAAATCCATTGGCCAGATCGCAATGTACCGATGTTTGGACAGGTTACATTTGAGCCTCAAAATGAACGGGAAATGGTAGCGATCGCTGACCAATTAGCCACATTTGCGGAATTAATTCAAACAGGTAAAATTCGTCATTTAGGAGTCAGCAATGAAACCACTTGGGGAATTAGCGAATTTAGCCATACTGCCAAGCAGTTAGGTTTACCGAAAATTGTCTCGATTCAAAATGCCTATAACCTCATCAATCGCACCTTTGAGATGGGGCTGACCGAAGCTTGCTATCGTGAGCAGGTGGGGCTACTAGCCTATAGTCCCTTGGGCTTTGGGCATCTTTCAGGCAAATATGTCCAAGGTTCACCCAGCAATACCCGCATTACCCTATTCCCGCAATTTGGGCAGCGCTATAAGAAGGTAAATGTACAGGCGGCGACTGCCGAATATGCAGCGATCGCGCAAAAATATGATTTATCTCCGACCCAATTGGCGCTAGCATTTGTGCGAAGTCGTTGGTTTGTTACCAGTACAATTATTGGCGCAACCACGATGGAACAACTCAAGGAAAATATCGACAGTGCTAAAGTACAGCTAAATACTGAGATTTTGGCAGAAATCGACCAAGTTCATGCCCGCTATTTTAATCCTGCTCCTTAAATTATTTCTGCATAATTTTGATGACCTCAAAACTATGCAAATTAGTCACCGTTTAGCATCATGAAAATGACATACCGTAAAACGCTAATCTCCCTTATTGCTGTCAGTTTTAGTCAATTTCTCATTGCGGATAGCGCTCCTTCCGCACCCATACCTGAGAGCGGCAATGTAATCCAACTCAATGGACAGCCTTGGGCGGGGCGTTGGATTAGGAGAGTGGAACAGGGACAACAAAATCTGTATGTGCAGGAAGATTGGCTGACGGGTGGCTTAGGTGTACAGATGATGGATTCGGAAAAAGCCGATCGCCAAAGGGTGCGATGGTTTTCTAGTCCCACCTTTTCGCGAGTAGCTTTTGATAGTACGGGTAGATTTCGCTATCTCGATCTCACTCCTTTTGCTGAGCAATGGCGAACAGAAATTATTGGCAATTCCCTAAATATCTACACTCCTGACACAAAAATACAGGCAGTACGTCGCAGTAAGCAGGCTTGGGGTGATCGCCTTGTGATTGATCTCAATCGGCGGACTCCTTGGCGAGTGAGTCATCAGGGTAATGTGATTAATGTCGTGGTGTCAGCAGAGATGGCTGCCGATCAACCGATTGGCACAAATACCACCGCAGGCAATCTGGTGAAATCGGTAACGGTGCAACCACAGGGCAAACTAACCCAAATTCAGATTGAAACGAAGGAATCTATTCATCCTGCGATCGAATTGCTGAGTAGTCCCACGCCCCGCATGGTCATTGATCTGCGCCGTGACTATGTGCCACCAAGCTTAACGGTGCAATGGGCAGATGGATTGAGAAGGATTGAAAAAATTGTCGAGATTCCCAATAAACCGAAAACAGATAAAGATCCCAAAACGATTAAGTTCTCAGTTACAGCTTTGGAAGTTGATCTCAAGCAACCAAGATTAAAATTGCGCCCGATTTGGAGTAATCCCGATGGCTCACCCAATGGCATCCTTGGTTTATTACCAGTTCCCCAAATGGTGGAAAAGGCTCAAGCTGTAGGGGCAATTAATGGAGGTTTCTTTAATCGGATTCGTCAATTGCCTGTAGGTGCAATTCGTGAAGGCAATCGCTGGATTGCGGGAACAGCTTTAGTCAGAGGCGCGATCGCATGGAATGAGAAAGGAGAAACTCTGATTGATCGCCTCAACTTCACTGAAGAAATTACTACTGCTAATCAAACCAAAATCACGCTCACAAATCTCAATAGTGGCTATGTCCAACGCGGAATTGCTCGTTATACTCCCAATTGGGGCAGTGGCTATACGCCATTAACTGAAAATGAATTGCTGATCGTAGTCCGAGGCGATCGCGTAGTTGCTCAATACCAAGGTGGTGCGGTCGGCGTAGGACAGGTTGCCATTCCTAGCGATGGTTATGTTTTAGTGGCAAGACAATCTCCTGAAGCAGCAAAACAACTACCTGTGGGAATGACTGTGCGCGGTCGTCAAGCCTTCGTTCCAGAGAAGTTTTCCAACTTCCCTAACCTGATTGGTGCGGGGCCCCTGTTGCTGAAAAATGGCAATATAGCCCTAGATGGCAAATTAGAAACTTTCCAAGCAGGTTTTGATACGCAATCTGCCGATCGCAGTGCGATCGCTATCACCAAGGAAAAAGGCAAACTACTTCTCGCTACAGTTCAAGCGGCTCCCGAAGGCATTGCTCCCAATCTTTTACAAACTGCGGAAGTTCTCAAAAAGATTGGTGCAGTTGATGCGCTAAATCTCGATGGAGGTAGTTCTTCGACTCTGTTCCTCGGTGGCAATGTTCTCAATCGCTCTATTACGGAAATAGCACCTGTCCACAATGCGATCGCGGTTTTCATTACCCCACCTCCTGCTAAGCCTCAATTTTAGCTGCATAAAATCGGTATGAATTAATAACATGCCAATATTAGACAAATTCACGATATCGACATACCGTCCACAGGCAATTGATACAACTGTGGAAATGGATCTATTTGAGTTCCATCAATTGCGTCAGCTTTCTAATCTTGAACGGTTACAGATGGCGGCGATGTTGACTAAGAGTGCAAGGCAATCATCTTTGAGAGGATTGAAATTTAGATTTCGATCTTTGCCAAGTATGGAATTTAGGCAAAAAGTTTTACAGGCTTGGCTCCAAGATGATTTCCTTCCCAACTTTATTCTCTCAAGTTCAGAAACTATGTGGATACAAGATCCGCTAGAAATAGCTTTACAGTTACATGATCTCTTGATCGCTTTGCAAGTGGATTATTACATTACTGGTGGTGCTTCTGCGGTCGTTTATGGTGAGCCGCGCACGACTAGAGATATTGATCTAGTCTTAGCAATCTCTTTATCAAAAATTGATGCTTTGGCGATCGCTTTAGAGCAGGCTGGTTTTTATATTGAGGGAATGGAAGATGTAAGATCTGGGCAATCGAAGATTTTGCAGGTAATCCATATGGAATCTATATCTCGTGCGGATTTGATAATTGCAGGGGAGCAGCCTTTTGATTTGATCCAGTTTCAACGTAAACAGGCAATCGAGGTGATGGAGGGTCGGGTTTTATATTATGCCTCACCTGAGGATGTCATTTTGAATAAGCTGATCTGGAGAACCCAAAGTGTTTCTGAGAAGCAATGGCGAGATGTTTTGGGGATTCTAAAGGTACAAATGGAGTTATTGGATTTGGATTATTTGCGTCAATGGGCAGGTTATTTGGAAGTTCTAGATGATCTCGATTTGGCGATCGCACAGGTGAAGATATGAGTAACTGTATAAGTTTCCCCAGATGAGTCGAGAGGAGGTTGATCTGAAGGGGTGAGATTTTTTGGTTAATTTTTTTGTAATTACGGTTTGGTTTTGGGAAGCTCGTTTTATGCTTTTTAGTTAGCTAGGCATAGGAAAATTTAGAAAGTACGGATTGAGGTTTCCAACTTTTTTGTGAATTTGCAAATGGTCTTTGCTTGCTGAGAAAAAGTTGGGGATCTGTACTTTTACAGTCTTTTGCTGACCTACAAGACGATTACAGATTGTGATGTCAGTGTGAGGATTATTTGGTGATGAATAGGATAATCGGTGTGTCTATGGTGATGGCTTTGTTGGCTGGTTTACCTATGCCCATCATTACTGAAAGTGTCCAAGCACAAACAACCCAATCCCGCAAAGCAGAGGCGGATCGACTAATTCAGCAAGCCTATAAGTTATATCAAAGCAGTCGCTACCGAGAAGCAATTCCAGTATTGGAGATATCTCTAGAAATCTATCGCGAGATCAAAGATCGCAAGGGTGAAGCAACTTCGCTTCTTGGGCTGGGGTTACAATACGAAAAGCTGGGAGAGTACCAAAAAGCGATTGATTACTATCAGCAATCCTTAGCAATTCAAAAGCAAATCGGCGATCACATTGGTGAAGCAAGGTCTCTTAATAATTTAGGTGAAGTAGATAGAAGTCTCGGACAGTACCAGAAGGCAATTGAGTTCTTTCAGCAATCTTTAGTGATTAAAAAGCAAGTCGGTGATCGCAATGGTGAAGCAACGTCTCTCAATAATTTAGGTGCTGCATACGACAGCCTCGGACAGTACCAGAAAGCGATTGATTACTATCAGCAATCCTTAGCAATTCAAAAGCAAGTTGGTGATCACATTGGTGAAGCAAGGTCTCTCAATAATTTAGGTGCTGCTTACGACAACCTCGGACAGCATCAGAAGGCGATTGATTACTATCAGCAATCCTTAGCAATTCAAAAGCAAATCGGCGATCGCAATGGTGAAGCAAGGTCACTGAATAATCTGGGAAGTGCATACGATAGTCTCGGACAGTACCAGAAAGCGATCGACTACTATCAGCAATCCTTAGCCATCCAACAGCAAATCGGTGATCGCAATGGTGAATCAACGTCTCTCAATAATTTAGGACTTATATACGATAGTCTCGGACAGTACCAGAAGGCGATTGATCACTATCAGCAATCCTTAGCAATTACAAAGCAAGTCGGTGATCGCAATGGTGAAGCAAGTTCTCTCAGTAATTTAGGCACTGCATATAGAAGGCTTGGACAGTACCAGAGGGCGATTGATTACTATCGGCAATCCTTAGCAATTACAAAGCAAATTGGCGCTCTAAATGGTGAAGCAAGTTCTCTCAATAATTTAGGACTTGCATACAATTATCTTGGACAGTACCAGAAGGCAATTGATTTCTATCAGCAATCCTTAGTAATTACAAAGCAAATTGGCGCTCTAAATGGTGAAGCAAGGTCTCTCAATAATTTAGGACTTGCATACAACAATCTTGGACAGTACCAGAACGCGATTGCATACTATCAGCAATCCTTAGAAATTGAACAGCAAATCGGAGATCTCAATGGTGAAGCGCTTTCTCTAAATAATTTGGGTTTTGCTTTTAACAAACTTAACCAACCCGAAGTATCAATTCTCTTTTATAAGCAAGCTGTCAATACCTTTGAATCCATTCGCAAGGATATTAAGAGACTGAAAAAAGAAGAACAGCAGTCTTTTATCACCAGCATTGCATTCAGCTATCGTGACCTCGCCGATATCTTGATTCAACAAGATCGTGTCATGGAAGCCCTCCAAATCCTCGACCTCCTCAAAGTCCAAGAACTCGAAGACTATCTCAAAAATATCAAAGGCAGTGACAGATCCGCGCAAGGTGTCCGACTTTTAGCACCAGAGAAAGCTCTTAGCGACAAGCTCTTAGCGATTAGTTCTGACAACATCAAAGATATCAACAGTCAACTTGCCAATCAAATTCAACAAATCCCAAAATCAGAAATCAACAAAGTTCCCGACTATCTCAACCAAATCCCGCAGGGAAATGTACTTATCTATCCCCTAATCCTCAGCAACAGACTGGAAATTATTCTCTTTGCCCCCAATACATTACCCATTCATCGCACCGTCAACATCAAACAGACCGAACTCGAAGCATTAATTACAGAGTTCCGTTCAGGACTGCAAGACCAATATTCCGAGGACTTTAAAGAACCAGCTAAGAAACTCTATAGCCTTTTGATTAAGCCCATCGAAAGCGAACTCACTAACGCCAAAGCAACTACCATTCTCTATGCCCCCGACCGACAATTGCGCTATGTTCCTCTTGCGGCTCTTTATGATGGTAAACAATGGCTAACTGAGAAATATCGGATTAGCAATCTCATCGCCTATAGCCTCGGCGATTTTAGTCCTAAGTCCAAAATAGAACCAAGTATTCTGGCGGGAGCCTTTGGCGGTAAAGCTGGTGAGCGAAAGTTTGGACAAGATCCATTGCCAGCAACAATTACCGAAGTCCGTATGATCTCTCAAACAATCCAAAACTCTAACACTCTCGAAGAAAATGAATTTAGTCGTCAAGCCACGGAAGCAGGTTTAAAAAAGCATAATATTCTCCATCTTGCTACCCATGCCGAATTTAATACAGGCAGTCCCGACAATTCACGCATCTTCTTTGGTAATGGCGATATTCTCAAGTTGCGTGAAATCTCTGACCTGTCTTTGCAAAATATTGACCTCATTGTATTAAGTGCTTGTCAAACAGGTGCATCGGGTTTGGGGGATGGGGTGGAAATTTTAGGCTTTGGTTATCAGGTGCAGAAAGCAGGGGCAAAACAAGCGATCGCTTCGCTCTGGTCTGTCAATGATGAAGGTACTCAAGCTTTGATGGCAGCTTTTTATCGGGAACTGCAAAAAGGCGAGGTCACACCGATTGAGGCTTTGCATAGAGCGCAAGTCACTTTGATTAAATCAGACAAGTTTAATCATCCGAGTTACTGGTCAGCGTTTTTTGCGATCGGCAATGGCTTGTAGCATTTATAGATAATTCAAATAAAAACTACAGCTTCGACTTCGCTCAGCTAGCTTACACCGATGGCTGAGCGAAGTCGAAGCCCCTCTGCAAATTATTTAAAACAACTATAGTTTACGCCGCAAGAATTGCCGCAAGCTTTCCTATGGAAATCCCATACCACTTTTGCATTCTCAACAATTCACCTTCGAGAGCTAGCGTATCTGGGAAATCGCAGCTATAGCCCAGTTCCCGCAATGCAGCAACGATCGCACTGGGAGAAATCCACCATTGCTGGGCTAAATCTAAGAGATTGAGAGTATTCAGATTCTCGATATCAAGGGATTGGATCTTAGCGCGAAATTCTTCAATCGAAGGTATAGATGGGATATGAGAACCGAGATAAATGAAATTGGGTTTAGAGATCGCAATTAGCCATAGCAAATGCGTAAAGGATGGCGGCAAAGTCCATAGGACAACCGCTTGATAGTCCCGATCGCGTATGGGGCGATCGCAATCGACATCACCCTGAAACTTATCGGCAGGGCGATCGCAACCATAGAGTAATAATGGTCTGGATAGGGGGCGCGGGGCTTCACTCAGTTTTTGCCATTGGGGAAACTTGGTAATCGCAGGCGCAGTTTTGTATTGCAACGGAATCTGTTGGGCGGAATTCGGAGAACTTTCCATTACATCACTTGCCTCGCGAATACCGACGATTTCTAATTCTACGGAAGTTGTATCTTGCCATTGATTTGCCCGTAGTTTGTAAGCGATATCTACACGATCAGGAATCGGACAATATTCTCCCCACCGCCATGCGATCGCTTTAATCTTGCCATTACCTGTATCCAGTTCTAGGGATAGATGTTTGACTTTATCCTTACCGCGAGTTTGTTGAGCAAGTACCCGCACATTTTCGCTATAAAACACTGGATCAGGATTGCCGATGCCACAGGGCTGAAGGCGATCGCAGGTTTGTAACAATGTCATCGAGATATCGCTGAGATCGGCTCGCACATCGACATTGATCAGCGGCATGATATGGCTAGGCAAAATATTTTCGCGATCGGCAAATTCCCTCAACTCACTTCGCAACTTCTCCATATTTGCCGCAGGTAGGGTAAAGCCTCCCGCCGCCTTATGTCCACCACCTTTATTCCGAATATTGGCAATATATTCAAGGGAATGGAAGACATGGAACTCAGGAATGCCCCTCACTGAGAAGCGAACAGTCGCATCTTGATGTTTGGCTTCTAAATCACCCTCTTGTTCATGAGCATCTTCATAGCTACCAATAAACACAGGTGCACCATAACGTTCTACTAAACGGGAGGCAACAATACCAATTACGCCATGATGCCATCCCTTAACCCCAATCACTTTCCCATTGTCAGAGGGATGAGGATTTACATCTTCTTCAATCTTAGATTCAGAACTCTTAGAAGTTACTTTCTTTCGTTTAGCCACAGTCTTTTTTCCCGATCCTGCGGGAGAGGGGCTAGGGGTGAGGGCAGTTTGTACCTCGCGATCCACTATTACCAAAACTCGCTCTTGAGTAATGTCAAAACCTTCAGACTTCCGTTTTCGCATATAGGCGATCGCTTCTTCTTCGATTTCTTGACAAAGAGCTTGACGCTTACGATTAGTTGCCTCACATTCTTGCGCCAAAGTAATTGCCTGCCCCATCTCATCACAGGTCAGCAGATCGATGACGGTTTGCGGATTGCCGATCCGACCGATCGCATTAATACGGGGTCCCAAACCAAAACCAATCGCTTCAGGTTTTAATCCCGTTTGTTTATCTTTGGCAATTCCCGTTTCGTTAATTAGCGCGATAATGCCAATTACTTTTGATTGTGAAAGTAAGCGTAACCCTTTTTTGACGAGGCGGCGATTGATGCCTGTTAGCGAGGCAAGGTCAGCGATCGTACCAAGGGTAAATAATTCTAGTAACGGATTTTCTAATTCGGCACGTTTACCAAAGCGATCGCTTAATTCCAATGCCAACACATAGGCAACACCAACACCAGCGATCGCTGCGTAGGGAGAATTGGGATCAACTTGGTATTTCGGATTAAGGATTGCCGTTGCAGGGGGGATTTTGTTAGGGTCTTCGGGGACTTCGTGGTGATCGGTGACAATTACAGAAATATTTAAGGACTTTGCTAAAGCGATCGCATCGTAAGCAGCGATGCCATTGTCAACAGTAATAATTAATTTCACATGACGTTCGTGACAATCTCGGACAATGCGTGGATTGATCCCATAGCCCTCGGTCATCCGACTAGGAATTTCATATTCCACATTTGCACCTAATAAGCGCAGAGTGCGAATCAGTAAAGCCGTACTAGTCATACCATCAACATCATAATCACCACAGATGGTAATGCGATCGCCATTTTTAATCGCCTGCTCAATTTGATCAATACTCACCACTAAGTCAGGGAATTCCTGTTTAGGATCTGGTAACTCCTCTAAATCAGGGTCAAGGAATATCCTCGCAGCTTCAGGAGTATTAATGCCACGATTTAGTAAAACCTGCGCGATTATGGGAGAAAGTCCTGTGGCATTAGCGATCGCTTCTGATAAATCTGTCTGTGGTGCGGAAATCTGCCATCGTTGTTGAGGTAAACTCATGAGAACAATAATATAATTGTTAAGAATGTCTTAAAATCCGTTGCGAGTCCGACAACTAATGAGGACTATTCCAACATTACCTGAATCAACCCTCCAACTCCTACTATTTATTGACGATCGCCCCAAGGCAAAGGATTTAGTCAAGGAAGTAGAGGAGTTTTTGCAACGAGAAAAAGCTTGTCCATCGGAATTACAAATCATCAATGTCGCAGGGCAACCACAATTAGCAGAGCTATTTAAAGTGGTCATGTCTCCTGCATTGCTTAAGCTATCACCTTTACCTCGACAAACGATCGCTGGCAAAAACCTCATTAAGCAACTAGAAAACTGTTGGGATACATGGAAACAACAGGTACTAGAACAATCCACCCATAATTATCCACCTGAGCTATCCCAAAATATTGAATATATGACTGAATTAGCGCATTTGGCGGATGATGTCTTTCGATTGTCACAGGAAAAATCCGAAATCGAGGAGCAACTGCGCTTTAAGGATCGCGTCCTTGGCATGTTGGCGCATGATTTACGCAATCCTTTAACGGCAATTTTATTAGCGATCGATACGATCGAAAAAAGTGGCGACAAGATCGAGCCACAAATGGTGTCACGTTTACTCAAACATGCCCGTAATAAAGCGAGGGATGCGGACAATCTCATTACTGATATTCTCGAGGCAGGAAGGGGGGCTAACGCACAGTTTCGGACTCAACGCCAAAAAATTCAATTTGATCAACTTTGTCACAGTGTCATCAGCGATTTCTATTTCAATAAATGTTTGGAGGGGAAAATGCAAAAGCTTATTAAGGACATCCCCACCGATCTCCCACCTGTCTATATCGATCAAGAAAAGATTCGACAGGTTTTAATCAATCTTTTAGGTAACGCCACTAAATACACTCCCGAAGGCGGCAAAATTGAGATCACGGTAATGCATCGGACTGCTCAAAAAATTGAAGTTAGTATTACTGATAACGGGCCAGGGATTCCTGCGGAATTGCGTGATCGCGTATTTGAGGAGCGCTATCGCCTTGAGCGTGATGGGGAGGCTGAGGGTTATGGTATTGGTCTATCGCTCTGTCGTCGGATTATTACTGCCCATTATGGTCATATCTGGGTCGATGATGCGATCGGCAAAAAAGGCAGTTGTTTCCGCTTTACCCTACCTGTCTACTAAAATTTACGGCGCTTTGCGCCCAAACCAAGAGATGTTTTGAAAGTGTGGCAAAGCCACACCTTCAAAACATCTCTTACGGTTCAATGCCTAGCTCTCTCAAACGTTGTAGTAAATATTCGGCACGCTGTTCCGCAGATTCGGCACGTTGCTCAGCAGATTCAGCGCGTTGCTCAGCAGATTCAGCGCGTTGCTCAACTGAAGCTATCTCTTGCTTAGCTATCTCTAAGCTCTCAGCATCCGTAGGTATCCAGTTTCCCTCTGAGTCATACCAACGTAGCCACAATCGATCAATACCACGATATTCACCTTCCCAAATCCCTAAGCCTAGCTC includes the following:
- a CDS encoding XisI protein, with protein sequence MDTLSQYREYIQTLLKAQASLVWDTRISAETVFDTTSDRYLLVYTGWRDSKRFYGIVLHVDIIDGKIWIQQDGTEVGIANKLVDLGVPHHDIVLAFDPPNLRKYTEFAVS
- a CDS encoding NADP(H)-dependent aldo-keto reductase, which produces MEYKRLGTSELLVSEICLGTMTYGQQNTIAEAHEQLDYAIAQGINFIDTAEMYPVPPNAATQGRTEQYIGEWLAQPHIKQQRDKLIIATKIIGTGRNYSWLRDDSIAALSRKNILQAIDDSLKRLQTDYIDLYQIHWPDRNVPMFGQVTFEPQNEREMVAIADQLATFAELIQTGKIRHLGVSNETTWGISEFSHTAKQLGLPKIVSIQNAYNLINRTFEMGLTEACYREQVGLLAYSPLGFGHLSGKYVQGSPSNTRITLFPQFGQRYKKVNVQAATAEYAAIAQKYDLSPTQLALAFVRSRWFVTSTIIGATTMEQLKENIDSAKVQLNTEILAEIDQVHARYFNPAP
- a CDS encoding phosphodiester glycosidase family protein — its product is MKMTYRKTLISLIAVSFSQFLIADSAPSAPIPESGNVIQLNGQPWAGRWIRRVEQGQQNLYVQEDWLTGGLGVQMMDSEKADRQRVRWFSSPTFSRVAFDSTGRFRYLDLTPFAEQWRTEIIGNSLNIYTPDTKIQAVRRSKQAWGDRLVIDLNRRTPWRVSHQGNVINVVVSAEMAADQPIGTNTTAGNLVKSVTVQPQGKLTQIQIETKESIHPAIELLSSPTPRMVIDLRRDYVPPSLTVQWADGLRRIEKIVEIPNKPKTDKDPKTIKFSVTALEVDLKQPRLKLRPIWSNPDGSPNGILGLLPVPQMVEKAQAVGAINGGFFNRIRQLPVGAIREGNRWIAGTALVRGAIAWNEKGETLIDRLNFTEEITTANQTKITLTNLNSGYVQRGIARYTPNWGSGYTPLTENELLIVVRGDRVVAQYQGGAVGVGQVAIPSDGYVLVARQSPEAAKQLPVGMTVRGRQAFVPEKFSNFPNLIGAGPLLLKNGNIALDGKLETFQAGFDTQSADRSAIAITKEKGKLLLATVQAAPEGIAPNLLQTAEVLKKIGAVDALNLDGGSSSTLFLGGNVLNRSITEIAPVHNAIAVFITPPPAKPQF
- a CDS encoding CHAT domain-containing protein — its product is MNRIIGVSMVMALLAGLPMPIITESVQAQTTQSRKAEADRLIQQAYKLYQSSRYREAIPVLEISLEIYREIKDRKGEATSLLGLGLQYEKLGEYQKAIDYYQQSLAIQKQIGDHIGEARSLNNLGEVDRSLGQYQKAIEFFQQSLVIKKQVGDRNGEATSLNNLGAAYDSLGQYQKAIDYYQQSLAIQKQVGDHIGEARSLNNLGAAYDNLGQHQKAIDYYQQSLAIQKQIGDRNGEARSLNNLGSAYDSLGQYQKAIDYYQQSLAIQQQIGDRNGESTSLNNLGLIYDSLGQYQKAIDHYQQSLAITKQVGDRNGEASSLSNLGTAYRRLGQYQRAIDYYRQSLAITKQIGALNGEASSLNNLGLAYNYLGQYQKAIDFYQQSLVITKQIGALNGEARSLNNLGLAYNNLGQYQNAIAYYQQSLEIEQQIGDLNGEALSLNNLGFAFNKLNQPEVSILFYKQAVNTFESIRKDIKRLKKEEQQSFITSIAFSYRDLADILIQQDRVMEALQILDLLKVQELEDYLKNIKGSDRSAQGVRLLAPEKALSDKLLAISSDNIKDINSQLANQIQQIPKSEINKVPDYLNQIPQGNVLIYPLILSNRLEIILFAPNTLPIHRTVNIKQTELEALITEFRSGLQDQYSEDFKEPAKKLYSLLIKPIESELTNAKATTILYAPDRQLRYVPLAALYDGKQWLTEKYRISNLIAYSLGDFSPKSKIEPSILAGAFGGKAGERKFGQDPLPATITEVRMISQTIQNSNTLEENEFSRQATEAGLKKHNILHLATHAEFNTGSPDNSRIFFGNGDILKLREISDLSLQNIDLIVLSACQTGASGLGDGVEILGFGYQVQKAGAKQAIASLWSVNDEGTQALMAAFYRELQKGEVTPIEALHRAQVTLIKSDKFNHPSYWSAFFAIGNGL
- a CDS encoding single-stranded-DNA-specific exonuclease RecJ, with translation MSLPQQRWQISAPQTDLSEAIANATGLSPIIAQVLLNRGINTPEAARIFLDPDLEELPDPKQEFPDLVVSIDQIEQAIKNGDRITICGDYDVDGMTSTALLIRTLRLLGANVEYEIPSRMTEGYGINPRIVRDCHERHVKLIITVDNGIAAYDAIALAKSLNISVIVTDHHEVPEDPNKIPPATAILNPKYQVDPNSPYAAIAGVGVAYVLALELSDRFGKRAELENPLLELFTLGTIADLASLTGINRRLVKKGLRLLSQSKVIGIIALINETGIAKDKQTGLKPEAIGFGLGPRINAIGRIGNPQTVIDLLTCDEMGQAITLAQECEATNRKRQALCQEIEEEAIAYMRKRKSEGFDITQERVLVIVDREVQTALTPSPSPAGSGKKTVAKRKKVTSKSSESKIEEDVNPHPSDNGKVIGVKGWHHGVIGIVASRLVERYGAPVFIGSYEDAHEQEGDLEAKHQDATVRFSVRGIPEFHVFHSLEYIANIRNKGGGHKAAGGFTLPAANMEKLRSELREFADRENILPSHIMPLINVDVRADLSDISMTLLQTCDRLQPCGIGNPDPVFYSENVRVLAQQTRGKDKVKHLSLELDTGNGKIKAIAWRWGEYCPIPDRVDIAYKLRANQWQDTTSVELEIVGIREASDVMESSPNSAQQIPLQYKTAPAITKFPQWQKLSEAPRPLSRPLLLYGCDRPADKFQGDVDCDRPIRDRDYQAVVLWTLPPSFTHLLWLIAISKPNFIYLGSHIPSIPSIEEFRAKIQSLDIENLNTLNLLDLAQQWWISPSAIVAALRELGYSCDFPDTLALEGELLRMQKWYGISIGKLAAILAA
- a CDS encoding histidine kinase codes for the protein MRTIPTLPESTLQLLLFIDDRPKAKDLVKEVEEFLQREKACPSELQIINVAGQPQLAELFKVVMSPALLKLSPLPRQTIAGKNLIKQLENCWDTWKQQVLEQSTHNYPPELSQNIEYMTELAHLADDVFRLSQEKSEIEEQLRFKDRVLGMLAHDLRNPLTAILLAIDTIEKSGDKIEPQMVSRLLKHARNKARDADNLITDILEAGRGANAQFRTQRQKIQFDQLCHSVISDFYFNKCLEGKMQKLIKDIPTDLPPVYIDQEKIRQVLINLLGNATKYTPEGGKIEITVMHRTAQKIEVSITDNGPGIPAELRDRVFEERYRLERDGEAEGYGIGLSLCRRIITAHYGHIWVDDAIGKKGSCFRFTLPVY